One Streptomyces sp. NBC_00223 genomic window carries:
- a CDS encoding SGNH/GDSL hydrolase family protein: MADDSQRDARQDKDAIGSYTAVGDSFTEGVGDPGPDGTFAGWADRLAVLLSDRRAVHGPPGDFRYANLAVRGRLLDQIVAEQVPRARELAPDLVSFCAGGNDILRPGGDPDAIAERFEAAVADLSSAVGTVLVCTGFDTRDVPVLRHLRGKIATYTAHVRSIADRYDCPVLDLWSLRSVQDRRAWSEDRLHLSPEGHTRVALRAAQVLGLDVPADPDQPWPPQSQRLPSQVRRDNIHWAREYLVPWIGRRLRGESSGDHVEAKRPDLLPLR; the protein is encoded by the coding sequence GTGGCTGACGATTCGCAGAGAGACGCCAGGCAAGACAAGGACGCGATCGGGTCGTACACCGCGGTGGGGGACAGCTTCACCGAGGGCGTGGGCGACCCGGGACCCGACGGTACGTTCGCCGGCTGGGCCGACCGGCTCGCCGTACTCCTCTCCGACCGGCGGGCGGTCCACGGGCCGCCCGGCGACTTCCGTTACGCCAACCTCGCGGTGCGCGGCAGGCTGCTCGACCAGATCGTGGCCGAACAGGTGCCCAGGGCCCGGGAACTCGCCCCGGACCTGGTGAGCTTCTGCGCGGGCGGCAACGACATCCTGCGGCCGGGCGGCGACCCGGACGCCATCGCCGAGCGCTTCGAGGCCGCCGTCGCCGACCTCAGCTCCGCGGTCGGCACGGTCCTGGTCTGCACCGGCTTCGACACCCGCGACGTGCCCGTGCTGCGTCATCTGCGCGGCAAGATCGCCACCTACACCGCCCATGTGCGGTCCATCGCCGACCGCTACGACTGCCCGGTGCTCGACCTGTGGTCGCTGCGCTCGGTGCAGGACCGGCGGGCCTGGAGCGAGGACCGGCTGCATCTGTCGCCCGAGGGGCACACCCGGGTCGCGCTGCGCGCCGCGCAGGTGCTCGGCCTCGACGTGCCGGCCGACCCCGACCAGCCGTGGCCGCCGCAGTCGCAGCGGCTGCCGTCGCAGGTGCGGCGGGACAACATCCACTGGGCGCGCGAGTATCTGGTGCCGTGGATCGGGCGGCGGCTGCGCGGGGAGTCCTCGGGCGACCATGTGGAGGCCAAGCGGCCGGATCTGCTGCCGCTGAGGTGA
- a CDS encoding tyrosine-protein phosphatase, with protein MRQSAPSGSGPEPELTGVRNFRDVGGLPATDGRRVRPGVLFRSGHLAHATEQDAAFLAGLGLRTVFDLRNSDDIRLEGRDTDLPGTENVNLPLSDPAHNNDDTFWDTVRNGDVAALDALLGEGRGEARMADSYRRLVLERTGEHGRMMALLSAPEDPAVPALLHCSAGKDRAGVSIAVILLALGVERSAIEADYLESNARHRRYKVVRGDGSTGTAISPAVRELLDPLFGARTAYLRAAFDTIEERWGSVDRYLTEGLGLTPEGRDRLRDRFLTG; from the coding sequence GTGCGGCAGTCGGCCCCGAGCGGGTCCGGGCCGGAGCCCGAGCTGACAGGTGTGCGCAATTTCCGTGACGTCGGGGGGCTGCCGGCCACCGACGGCCGCCGGGTGCGGCCGGGGGTGCTCTTCCGCAGCGGCCATCTCGCGCACGCCACCGAGCAGGACGCGGCCTTCCTCGCGGGGCTCGGTCTGCGTACGGTCTTCGACCTGCGCAACAGCGACGACATCCGGCTGGAGGGCCGCGACACCGACCTGCCGGGCACCGAGAACGTCAATCTGCCGCTCAGCGACCCCGCGCACAACAACGACGACACCTTCTGGGACACCGTGCGCAACGGCGACGTGGCTGCGCTGGACGCCCTGCTGGGCGAGGGCAGGGGCGAGGCGCGGATGGCCGACTCCTACCGCCGGCTGGTCCTGGAGCGCACCGGCGAGCACGGCCGGATGATGGCCCTGCTCAGCGCGCCCGAGGACCCGGCCGTCCCCGCGCTGCTGCACTGCTCGGCGGGCAAGGACCGGGCGGGCGTGTCGATCGCGGTCATCCTGCTGGCCCTGGGCGTCGAGCGGTCCGCGATCGAGGCGGACTACCTGGAGAGCAACGCCCGGCACCGCCGCTACAAGGTCGTCCGCGGCGACGGCAGCACGGGGACGGCCATCAGCCCCGCCGTACGCGAACTGCTCGACCCGCTCTTCGGCGCGCGGACCGCCTATCTGCGGGCGGCCTTCGACACGATCGAGGAGCGATGGGGCTCGGTGGACCGCTATCTGACGGAGGGCCTGGGCCTCACCCCGGAGGGCCGCGACCGCCTGCGCGACCGGTTCCTCACGGGCTGA
- a CDS encoding aspartate aminotransferase family protein, with the protein MTSSEPAGTLPAPGGPVDVGRPAGQPKGFDLATLLAERGGERYDLHTKHLNHQLPRMLHTIGFDKVYERAEGAHFWDAEGNDYLDMLAGFGVMGLGRHHPVVRKTLHDVLDAGLADLTRFDCQPLPGLLAEKLLTYSPHLDRVFFGNSGTEAVETALKFARYATGRPRVLYCTHAFHGLTTGSLSVNGEGGFRDGFAPLLPDTAVEMGDLDALARELKRGDVAALIVEPIQGKGVYATPPGYLRAAQELLHRHKALLIADEVQTGLGRTGDFYAYQHEEGVEPDLVCVAKALSGGYVPVGATLGKDWIFKKVYSSMDRVLVHSASFGSNAQAMAAGLATLSVMDDEQIVANSRRMGDLLRTRLAALTDRYELLKEVRGRGLMIGIEFGRPKSLGLRSRWTMLQAARKGLFAQMVVVPLLQRHRILTQVSGDHLEVIKLIPPLVVDEADVDRFVAAFTEVMDDAHGGGGLMWDFGRTLVKQAVAQR; encoded by the coding sequence ATGACATCGTCAGAGCCGGCCGGTACGCTGCCGGCCCCCGGCGGCCCCGTGGACGTCGGCAGGCCCGCCGGGCAGCCCAAGGGCTTCGATCTGGCGACGCTGCTCGCCGAACGCGGTGGTGAGCGCTACGACCTGCACACCAAGCACCTCAACCACCAACTGCCGCGCATGCTGCACACCATCGGCTTCGACAAGGTCTACGAGCGGGCCGAGGGCGCCCACTTCTGGGACGCCGAGGGCAACGACTACCTCGACATGCTCGCCGGGTTCGGCGTCATGGGCCTGGGCCGTCACCACCCCGTGGTCCGCAAGACGCTGCACGACGTGCTCGACGCCGGGCTCGCCGATCTGACCCGCTTCGACTGCCAGCCGCTGCCCGGCCTGCTCGCCGAGAAGCTGCTCACGTACTCGCCGCACCTGGACCGGGTGTTCTTCGGCAACAGCGGCACCGAGGCGGTCGAGACCGCGCTCAAGTTCGCCCGCTACGCCACCGGCAGGCCGCGCGTGCTGTACTGCACCCACGCCTTCCACGGCCTGACCACCGGCTCGCTCTCGGTCAACGGCGAGGGCGGCTTCCGCGACGGCTTCGCCCCCCTGCTGCCCGACACCGCCGTCGAGATGGGCGACCTCGACGCGCTGGCCCGGGAGCTGAAGCGCGGCGACGTGGCGGCGCTGATCGTCGAACCGATCCAGGGCAAGGGCGTGTACGCCACCCCGCCCGGGTATCTGCGCGCCGCCCAGGAGCTGCTGCACCGGCACAAGGCGCTGCTCATCGCCGACGAGGTGCAGACCGGCCTCGGCCGCACCGGCGACTTCTACGCCTACCAGCACGAGGAGGGCGTCGAACCCGACCTGGTCTGCGTCGCCAAGGCGCTGTCCGGCGGCTATGTGCCCGTGGGCGCGACCCTCGGCAAGGACTGGATCTTCAAGAAGGTCTACTCCTCGATGGACCGCGTGCTCGTGCACTCCGCGAGCTTCGGGTCCAACGCGCAGGCCATGGCCGCGGGTCTCGCCACCTTGTCGGTGATGGACGACGAGCAGATCGTCGCCAACTCCCGCCGCATGGGCGACCTGCTGCGCACCCGGCTGGCCGCCCTCACCGACCGCTACGAACTCCTCAAGGAGGTGCGCGGCCGGGGGCTGATGATCGGCATCGAGTTCGGCCGCCCCAAGTCGCTGGGCCTGCGCAGCCGCTGGACGATGCTCCAGGCCGCGCGCAAGGGGCTGTTCGCGCAGATGGTGGTGGTGCCGCTGCTCCAGCGGCACCGCATCCTCACCCAGGTCTCCGGCGACCACCTGGAGGTCATCAAGCTGATCCCGCCGCTGGTCGTCGACGAGGCGGACGTCGACCGGTTCGTCGCGGCCTTCACCGAGGTGATGGACGACGCCCACGGCGGGGGCGGCCTGATGTGGGACTTCGGCCGCACCCTGGTCAAGCAGGCGGTCGCCCAGCGGTAG